Proteins encoded together in one Solirubrobacterales bacterium window:
- a CDS encoding CbiQ family ECF transporter T component, whose translation MRPALSYLPRHTPLHDAGAGAAGVYLGSFVLVAFVNSSPIVLAGAGAGVAVAGLGAQAGRALSASLRWGATLGIFIVAVNGLVVQRGDTILVHGLWLPLIGSTDPSAEALAEGGVLALRIVVVLMAFAVHTACVDPDRTLRLLRPVARRSALTATLVARLVPLAVADHLRLGEAAALRGPAAAPVGRAALARRLVAGSLDRAIDVAATLELRGYARGAPGSARGGRRSRRDERFFAAGLMVAGAGIAARAAGVGAFDAYPTVAVESGWPALLVAAFIPLAAAVPLVRRPRG comes from the coding sequence ATGAGACCGGCGCTCTCCTACCTGCCCCGGCATACGCCCCTCCACGACGCGGGTGCCGGGGCCGCCGGCGTCTATCTGGGCTCTTTCGTGCTCGTGGCCTTCGTCAACTCGAGTCCGATCGTGCTCGCCGGTGCGGGAGCGGGCGTCGCCGTCGCGGGCTTGGGCGCTCAGGCGGGGAGAGCGCTCAGCGCCTCCCTGCGCTGGGGCGCGACGCTCGGCATCTTCATCGTCGCCGTCAATGGTCTGGTCGTCCAACGTGGCGACACGATCCTGGTCCACGGCCTGTGGCTGCCGCTGATCGGCTCCACGGACCCAAGTGCAGAGGCGCTCGCCGAGGGCGGCGTGCTCGCGCTGCGAATCGTGGTCGTGCTGATGGCCTTCGCGGTGCACACCGCCTGCGTTGACCCCGACCGCACGCTCCGCCTGCTGCGGCCTGTGGCCCGCCGCTCGGCGCTGACCGCGACGCTCGTCGCCCGCCTGGTGCCCCTTGCCGTCGCCGATCACCTCCGGCTTGGCGAGGCCGCCGCGCTCCGCGGTCCGGCCGCGGCGCCTGTGGGCCGTGCCGCGCTGGCGCGTCGTCTGGTCGCCGGGTCCCTCGACCGAGCGATCGACGTTGCCGCCACTCTCGAGCTGCGGGGGTACGCGCGGGGAGCCCCGGGTTCAGCCCGCGGCGGCCGCCGCTCGCGCCGCGATGAGCGGTTCTTTGCCGCGGGGCTCATGGTCGCGGGGGCGGGTATCGCGGCCCGAGCCGCTGGCGTTGGGGCGTTCGACGCTTATCCGACCGTCGCCGTCGAGAGCGGATGGCCGGCGCTGCTCGTAGCCGCGTTCATCCCGCTCGCGGCGGCCGTTCCGCTGGTGAGGCGCCCCCGTGGCTGA
- a CDS encoding DUF4430 domain-containing protein yields the protein MTTRPRRAAAAALVCGAAAAGCGFGAGPSSEGTATLTVTRDYGSRTLVDGALDDPSSSETVIRFLDREAEITTRYGGGFVQSIDGLAGTERDGRRYDWFFYVNGVESAVGSADVHVQGGDRIWWDYRDWTDAMRVPAVVGSWPEPFAQASAEADHPPVRVECLAGGAACELAADRLDDAGVEATVDRGEQRPAAGTTRLLVGPWRRVGGDSAVDELRGGPKANGVFATFKGPVDGDYQLEALDSTATPVRDLGPDAGLVAALGDGEAPTWIVTGSAGSGVRRAAGSLDAAALRNRYAVAAPPGGPPVALPLQQGGAE from the coding sequence GTGACCACACGCCCGCGCCGGGCCGCCGCCGCGGCGCTCGTGTGCGGCGCCGCGGCGGCCGGTTGCGGCTTCGGGGCAGGGCCAAGCTCCGAGGGCACGGCAACGCTGACCGTGACCCGCGACTACGGCTCCAGGACGCTCGTGGACGGGGCGCTGGACGACCCATCCTCATCGGAGACTGTGATCCGTTTCCTCGATCGCGAGGCCGAGATCACGACGCGTTACGGCGGCGGCTTCGTGCAGTCGATCGACGGATTGGCCGGCACCGAAAGGGACGGGCGGCGCTACGACTGGTTCTTCTACGTCAATGGGGTCGAGTCCGCGGTCGGCTCCGCCGATGTGCACGTCCAGGGCGGAGACCGGATCTGGTGGGACTATCGCGACTGGACCGACGCCATGCGGGTCCCGGCGGTGGTCGGATCGTGGCCGGAGCCGTTCGCTCAGGCTTCGGCAGAAGCTGATCACCCGCCCGTGCGCGTCGAGTGCCTGGCCGGCGGCGCCGCCTGCGAGCTGGCGGCGGACCGTCTGGATGACGCCGGGGTGGAGGCGACGGTCGACCGCGGGGAACAACGGCCGGCCGCCGGGACAACGCGGCTACTGGTGGGCCCATGGCGCCGGGTCGGCGGCGACTCGGCGGTCGACGAGTTGCGCGGCGGCCCCAAGGCGAATGGGGTGTTCGCCACCTTCAAGGGCCCGGTCGACGGTGATTATCAGCTGGAGGCGCTCGACTCGACGGCCACGCCGGTCAGGGATCTCGGTCCCGATGCCGGCCTGGTGGCTGCGCTGGGTGACGGCGAGGCGCCGACCTGGATCGTCACGGGGTCCGCAGGCTCGGGGGTACGCCGGGCGGCCGGCTCATTAGACGCCGCGGCGCTGCGAAACCGCTACGCCGTGGCCGCCCCGCCGGGCGGGCCGCCCGTGGCGCTCCCGCTCCAGCAGGGCGGGGCGGAATGA
- a CDS encoding cyclic nucleotide-binding domain-containing protein, whose amino-acid sequence MDESLLKKIPLFAEVPDEDLRKVATFATTEEFPEGATVVKEGAYSNHFYAIQEGTVKVERAGEHLADLGPGDVFGEQGLLERQERSASVVASSPLRVIKIEHWELSRMRKTMPEVVEDLERRVQERQG is encoded by the coding sequence TTGGACGAGAGCCTGCTGAAGAAGATCCCGCTGTTCGCCGAGGTGCCCGACGAGGACCTGCGCAAGGTGGCGACGTTCGCCACCACCGAGGAGTTTCCTGAGGGCGCGACCGTGGTGAAGGAAGGGGCGTACTCGAACCACTTCTACGCGATTCAGGAGGGGACGGTCAAGGTGGAGCGGGCAGGCGAGCACCTCGCCGACCTCGGTCCGGGCGACGTGTTCGGCGAGCAGGGACTGCTGGAGCGCCAGGAGCGGTCGGCAAGCGTCGTGGCCAGCTCGCCGCTCCGGGTCATCAAGATCGAGCATTGGGAGCTCTCGCGCATGCGCAAGACGATGCCCGAGGTGGTCGAGGACCTCGAGCGCCGGGTGCAAGAGCGCCAGGGCTAG
- a CDS encoding HesB/YadR/YfhF-family protein: MLAITEDAATAIDSILSTSGLPDGAGLRITQEVSAQSDGETRTDLRLAVVESAEEGDEVLEDVRIFLDPQAADFLDNKLLDADVEGEEVRFSLDVQAESS; the protein is encoded by the coding sequence GTGCTTGCCATCACCGAGGACGCCGCGACGGCGATTGACAGCATCCTCTCCACGTCCGGGCTGCCCGATGGGGCGGGCCTCCGCATCACCCAGGAGGTGAGCGCCCAGAGCGACGGAGAGACCCGAACCGACCTCCGCCTGGCGGTGGTCGAGTCCGCCGAGGAGGGGGACGAGGTGCTCGAGGACGTCCGGATCTTCCTCGACCCCCAGGCCGCGGACTTCCTCGACAACAAGCTTCTGGATGCCGACGTCGAGGGGGAGGAGGTTCGCTTCAGCCTCGATGTCCAGGCCGAGTCCAGCTAG
- a CDS encoding SpoIIE family protein phosphatase yields the protein MSAYSEEKPSRRKAGSGRRSITVSMLGRLRWSVRGLLPVTSPVVMAQAFSYLFGIGATLALLTLLLPHDPDRFVPGIVGPAVLAYTVAAVMLIGFERIPIRVFYLLPALGAALITVVVYSGGADAAAAYAGYYFWAVLAAFFFLDFWRAVPTLLVCVIGYAAALVGQGDAADPALSWLMAAGTLTVAGVLISVLRQRSERLVALLGEAQSVAHIGTWEWHVSSDEVAWSRELYRIYGLKLGGPPASYGDLLSYVHPEDRDAVDRTLRRALVEHAPFDFEHRVVRPDGATRIVHGRGQVTTDDSGNPVRIFGTAQDVTDQRRAEEQFRELVESAPDAMVIVNEEGRIVLVNAQAERLFGYARQELLDREVEVLVPERFRASHPGHRGGYFLDSETRAMGAGLDLWGLKKDGTEFAVEISLSPLPTEQGILVSSAIRDITERKRADVLERSFVPERLAEIPGVRLAARFEPGGAGVEVGGDWYDVLELDDGSIGLAIGDVAGRGVPAAAVMAQLRNALRAYAVELHRPSAALARLNRLAWIHEDSVMATVIYLVFDPTSGRVRLANAGHLPPLQANPDGSTLYLDGGRSLPLGVQGITTYTDAEYELSPGSTLLLYTDGLIEKRRRPIDEGLARLAACVGDHGDLEELCDRLLAQLGPSGEDDVTLLTLSPIELVPEGLQLTMPAEPPTLAALRRTLRGWLRQCDASDEEGYDIVLACNEAAANAIEHAYGPGDGSVEVLATLSGRAVSVTVRDFGQWRKRRDDRGGRGLGLIDAVMDEVSVMTNPEDGTEVRMVRHLEGGRDGTG from the coding sequence GTGAGCGCTTACTCGGAGGAGAAACCGTCGAGGCGGAAGGCCGGGAGCGGCAGGCGCTCGATCACGGTGTCGATGCTCGGCAGGCTCCGGTGGAGCGTGCGCGGCCTCTTGCCCGTCACGAGCCCGGTCGTGATGGCCCAAGCGTTCTCCTACCTCTTCGGCATCGGGGCAACGCTGGCCTTGCTCACGCTGCTCCTCCCGCACGATCCCGATCGCTTCGTTCCCGGAATCGTCGGCCCGGCGGTCCTCGCGTACACAGTCGCCGCGGTGATGCTGATCGGCTTCGAGCGCATCCCCATACGGGTCTTCTACCTGCTGCCCGCGCTGGGAGCCGCCCTGATCACGGTGGTCGTGTACTCAGGAGGGGCCGATGCGGCCGCGGCCTACGCCGGGTACTACTTCTGGGCCGTTCTCGCCGCGTTCTTCTTCCTCGACTTCTGGCGCGCCGTTCCGACGCTCCTGGTCTGCGTCATCGGCTACGCGGCTGCGCTGGTTGGCCAGGGGGATGCGGCCGACCCTGCCCTCAGCTGGCTGATGGCCGCCGGCACACTGACCGTGGCCGGCGTTCTGATCTCGGTGCTGCGGCAGCGCAGCGAGCGGCTGGTTGCGCTTCTCGGCGAGGCACAAAGCGTCGCTCACATCGGGACCTGGGAGTGGCATGTCTCCTCCGACGAGGTCGCCTGGTCACGAGAGCTATACCGGATCTACGGCCTCAAGCTGGGGGGACCCCCGGCCAGCTACGGCGACCTCCTGAGCTACGTCCACCCCGAGGATCGCGACGCGGTCGACCGGACGCTTCGCAGGGCGTTGGTCGAACACGCTCCCTTCGACTTCGAGCATCGCGTCGTTCGTCCGGACGGGGCCACCAGAATCGTTCACGGACGCGGGCAGGTGACAACGGATGACAGCGGCAACCCTGTGAGGATCTTCGGGACGGCGCAGGACGTCACCGATCAGAGGCGGGCCGAGGAGCAGTTCCGCGAGCTCGTCGAGTCCGCGCCGGACGCGATGGTGATCGTGAACGAGGAGGGAAGGATCGTGCTCGTCAATGCCCAGGCGGAGAGGCTGTTCGGCTACGCCCGCCAGGAGCTCCTGGACAGGGAGGTCGAGGTCCTCGTACCGGAGCGCTTCCGCGCCTCTCATCCGGGCCACCGAGGCGGCTACTTCCTAGACTCGGAAACGCGCGCGATGGGAGCGGGACTCGACCTTTGGGGACTGAAGAAGGACGGCACGGAGTTCGCCGTCGAGATCAGCCTCAGCCCTCTCCCCACGGAGCAGGGCATCCTCGTGTCGAGTGCGATCCGCGACATCACCGAGCGGAAGCGCGCCGATGTACTCGAGCGAAGCTTCGTTCCGGAGCGCCTGGCGGAGATCCCTGGGGTGCGGCTGGCGGCGCGCTTCGAACCCGGCGGCGCCGGCGTCGAGGTGGGGGGCGACTGGTATGACGTGCTCGAGCTCGACGACGGAAGCATCGGCCTCGCGATCGGCGACGTCGCCGGGCGGGGCGTTCCTGCGGCAGCGGTCATGGCGCAGCTGCGCAATGCCTTGCGCGCTTACGCCGTCGAGTTGCATCGTCCCTCTGCCGCGCTCGCCCGCCTGAATCGTCTCGCCTGGATCCACGAAGACAGCGTCATGGCCACGGTCATCTACCTCGTGTTCGATCCGACCTCGGGTCGAGTGCGTCTTGCCAACGCGGGCCATCTGCCGCCACTCCAGGCGAACCCGGACGGGTCCACCCTGTACCTGGACGGGGGACGGTCGCTTCCCCTCGGCGTCCAGGGGATCACCACGTACACGGACGCGGAGTACGAGCTCAGCCCCGGCTCGACGCTTCTGCTCTACACGGACGGCCTGATCGAGAAGCGACGGAGGCCCATTGACGAGGGTCTGGCACGCCTTGCTGCATGCGTAGGGGACCACGGAGATCTCGAGGAGCTCTGCGACCGGCTGCTCGCACAGCTGGGCCCCAGCGGGGAGGACGACGTCACGTTGCTCACGCTCAGCCCGATTGAGCTCGTGCCGGAGGGCCTTCAGCTCACGATGCCAGCCGAGCCTCCGACGCTGGCCGCGCTTCGCCGCACCCTGCGCGGCTGGCTGAGACAGTGCGACGCCAGCGACGAGGAGGGGTACGACATCGTCCTCGCCTGCAACGAGGCCGCTGCGAACGCGATCGAGCACGCGTACGGCCCCGGGGACGGGTCGGTGGAGGTGCTCGCCACTCTCTCGGGCCGAGCGGTGTCCGTCACAGTCCGCGACTTTGGCCAGTGGCGGAAGCGACGCGACGACCGCGGGGGTCGCGGCCTGGGGCTGATCGACGCGGTGATGGACGAGGTCAGCGTGATGACGAACCCCGAGGACGGGACGGAGGTTCGGATGGTCCGCCACCTCGAGGGAGGGCGAGATGGGACCGGTTGA
- a CDS encoding STAS domain-containing protein → MGPVEELEFEPLGEAVLAHLKGEVDLANARSVRDRLLEAVPNTATGLVLDLTATHHLDSSGVRVLFELAERLENRRQKLEIVIPDEAPVKRVLLLTEIDRVVPLFGSVDALPHS, encoded by the coding sequence ATGGGACCGGTTGAGGAGCTCGAGTTCGAACCGCTCGGCGAGGCGGTGCTCGCTCACCTGAAAGGCGAGGTGGACCTAGCCAACGCTCGATCGGTGAGGGACAGACTGCTCGAGGCGGTGCCCAACACGGCCACCGGTCTGGTGCTCGACCTGACGGCCACGCACCACCTCGACAGCTCGGGGGTCCGGGTGCTGTTCGAGCTAGCCGAGCGGCTGGAGAACCGCAGGCAGAAACTGGAGATCGTCATCCCGGACGAGGCCCCCGTCAAGCGGGTCCTGCTGCTGACGGAGATCGACCGAGTCGTGCCGCTGTTCGGCTCGGTCGACGCCCTCCCCCACTCTTAG
- a CDS encoding PQQ-dependent sugar dehydrogenase, whose protein sequence is MIKRLLLSAVLALVLAAPGSALAASAEQLSPSALAFPAAFTARPDGSRILYGERYTGRIRWLDPTTGMSTPFFTVPNVAGDGDEGLLGLALPPSYPSDSRVWAFATRTVSGTAKNQLLRVRADGSGFTVIRNLPTWTSHDGGRIMFGPDGKLYTVVGYTDRKGLAQDLSSLAGKVLRLNPDGTVPSNNPSAGSPIIGYGIRNSFGFTFDPQQGHLWLADNGPECNDELNLIARLTLRNYGWGPRATCTSPPPAPRNTNQDGQSPVLPKLTLPVSQGITGTAFCRLCGLPSSGGQLFFADFNTGTIRRAKLTSDRRGIVSQAPFYDHSDAVLSVETPLDGGPIFFSTRTNIFRLDP, encoded by the coding sequence GCGAGCGCGGAGCAGCTCTCCCCGTCGGCGCTCGCCTTTCCCGCGGCCTTCACGGCGAGGCCGGACGGCAGCCGCATCCTCTACGGGGAGCGCTACACGGGCCGCATCAGGTGGCTCGATCCAACCACGGGAATGAGCACGCCATTCTTCACCGTCCCCAACGTGGCGGGCGACGGGGACGAGGGTCTTCTGGGCCTGGCCCTGCCTCCGAGTTACCCCAGCGACAGTCGGGTGTGGGCGTTCGCGACGCGCACGGTGTCGGGGACGGCCAAGAACCAGCTTCTGCGGGTCCGGGCGGATGGCAGCGGCTTCACGGTCATTCGCAACCTGCCGACCTGGACCAGCCACGACGGCGGCCGCATCATGTTCGGCCCCGACGGGAAGCTCTACACCGTCGTCGGATACACCGACAGGAAAGGCCTGGCCCAGGACCTGTCGAGCCTGGCGGGAAAGGTGCTGCGGCTGAATCCCGACGGCACCGTGCCCTCGAACAACCCCAGCGCGGGAAGCCCGATCATCGGCTACGGGATCCGCAACTCCTTCGGCTTCACGTTCGATCCCCAACAGGGGCACCTGTGGCTTGCCGACAACGGCCCGGAATGCAACGACGAGCTCAACCTGATCGCTCGCCTGACGCTCAGGAACTACGGCTGGGGGCCGCGGGCAACCTGTACCTCGCCACCTCCGGCGCCCCGCAACACGAACCAGGACGGGCAGAGCCCGGTGCTTCCGAAGCTCACCCTCCCTGTGTCGCAGGGGATCACCGGGACCGCCTTCTGCCGCCTCTGCGGGCTCCCGTCGAGCGGCGGCCAGCTCTTCTTCGCCGATTTCAATACCGGCACGATCCGCCGCGCCAAGCTGACCTCCGATCGCCGGGGGATCGTCTCCCAGGCGCCGTTCTACGACCATTCCGACGCCGTCCTCTCGGTCGAAACGCCGCTCGACGGCGGGCCGATCTTCTTCAGCACCCGGACGAACATCTTCCGGCTCGATCCCTGA